One genomic window of Diospyros lotus cultivar Yz01 chromosome 8, ASM1463336v1, whole genome shotgun sequence includes the following:
- the LOC127807894 gene encoding protein IQ-DOMAIN 9 isoform X2, with translation MGSSATEKSNGVKHRTHSHKVSTKFANNAAKRNPRFLGMEVEDIAATKIQTAFRAYMARKKLRRLKGIFRLQILTQSQSVSKQASTTLSHLHSWSRIQGQIRARRVAMVTEGRIRQKKLENQLKLEAKLHDLEVEWNGGSETMEEILGRIHQREEAAGKRERALAYAFSHQWRANSNSILGPPELGKANWGWSWMERWIAARPWESRAFIQSSPKKPSSRPGNKAGKSTSTPTMKSAVSAKSISPNGKGPIKARKLSLSAAEKSVPQSNTT, from the exons atg GGATCTTCAGCAACTGAAAAGTCAAATGGAGTCAAACATAGAACCCACTCTCACAAGGTGTCTACTAAGTTTGCCAACAATGCTGCTAAGAGAAACCCCAGGTTTCTTGGTATGGAAGTTGAGGATATAGCAGCTACCAAGATTCAGACTGCGTTCAGGGCATATATG GCAAGGAAAAAACTTCGTCGTTTGAAGGGGATATTTAGATTGCAGATCCTGACCCAAAGTCAATCTGTAAGCAAACAAGCTTCAACTACATTGAGTCATCTTCATTCATGGAGCAGGATACAGGGTCAGATCAGAGCTCGTAGAGTTGCAATGGTCACAGAAGGACGGATTAGACAGAAGAAACTGGAGAATCAATTGAAGCTTGAGGCAAAACTTCACGACCTTGAG GTGGAGTGGAATGGTGGCTCTGAAACAATGGAGGAAATTCTTGGAAGGATTCATCAGAGGGAAGAAGCAGCAGGCAAACGGGAGCGAGCTTTAGCATATGCATTTTCCCACCAG TGGAGAGCCAACTCCAACTCAATCCTTGGCCCTCCTGAACTTGGCAAAGCTAACTGGGGTTGGAGCTGGATGGAACGCTGGATCGCAGCCAGACCATGGGAAAGCCGGGCCTTTATCCAGTCGAGCCCCAAAAAACCATCTAGTCGGCCTGGCAACAAAGCTGGTAAAAGCACAAGCACACCTACCATGAAATCGGCAGTTTCAGCCAAAAGCATTTCACCAAATGGGAAGGGACCTATCAAGGCCCGgaaactctctctctcggcaGCTGAGAAATCAGTTCCACAGAGCAACACAACTT
- the LOC127807894 gene encoding protein IQ-DOMAIN 9 isoform X1 → MGSGDWFKNIISSKKAKDKRLKQSKGSSATEKSNGVKHRTHSHKVSTKFANNAAKRNPRFLGMEVEDIAATKIQTAFRAYMARKKLRRLKGIFRLQILTQSQSVSKQASTTLSHLHSWSRIQGQIRARRVAMVTEGRIRQKKLENQLKLEAKLHDLEVEWNGGSETMEEILGRIHQREEAAGKRERALAYAFSHQWRANSNSILGPPELGKANWGWSWMERWIAARPWESRAFIQSSPKKPSSRPGNKAGKSTSTPTMKSAVSAKSISPNGKGPIKARKLSLSAAEKSVPQSNTT, encoded by the exons AAAGGATAAGAGATTAAAGCAATCAAAG GGATCTTCAGCAACTGAAAAGTCAAATGGAGTCAAACATAGAACCCACTCTCACAAGGTGTCTACTAAGTTTGCCAACAATGCTGCTAAGAGAAACCCCAGGTTTCTTGGTATGGAAGTTGAGGATATAGCAGCTACCAAGATTCAGACTGCGTTCAGGGCATATATG GCAAGGAAAAAACTTCGTCGTTTGAAGGGGATATTTAGATTGCAGATCCTGACCCAAAGTCAATCTGTAAGCAAACAAGCTTCAACTACATTGAGTCATCTTCATTCATGGAGCAGGATACAGGGTCAGATCAGAGCTCGTAGAGTTGCAATGGTCACAGAAGGACGGATTAGACAGAAGAAACTGGAGAATCAATTGAAGCTTGAGGCAAAACTTCACGACCTTGAG GTGGAGTGGAATGGTGGCTCTGAAACAATGGAGGAAATTCTTGGAAGGATTCATCAGAGGGAAGAAGCAGCAGGCAAACGGGAGCGAGCTTTAGCATATGCATTTTCCCACCAG TGGAGAGCCAACTCCAACTCAATCCTTGGCCCTCCTGAACTTGGCAAAGCTAACTGGGGTTGGAGCTGGATGGAACGCTGGATCGCAGCCAGACCATGGGAAAGCCGGGCCTTTATCCAGTCGAGCCCCAAAAAACCATCTAGTCGGCCTGGCAACAAAGCTGGTAAAAGCACAAGCACACCTACCATGAAATCGGCAGTTTCAGCCAAAAGCATTTCACCAAATGGGAAGGGACCTATCAAGGCCCGgaaactctctctctcggcaGCTGAGAAATCAGTTCCACAGAGCAACACAACTT
- the LOC127807894 gene encoding protein IQ-DOMAIN 9 isoform X3, which produces MGSGDWFKNIISSKKAKDKRLKQSKGSSATEKSNGVKHRTHSHKVSTKFANNAAKRNPRFLGMEVEDIAATKIQTAFRAYMARKKLRRLKGIFRLQILTQSQSVSKQASTTLSHLHSWSRIQGQIRARRVAMVTEGRIRQKKLENQLKLEAKLHDLEVEWNGGSETMEEILGRIHQREEAAGKRERALAYAFSHQASIFCSGEPTPTQSLALLNLAKLTGVGAGWNAGSQPDHGKAGPLSSRAPKNHLVGLATKLVKAQAHLP; this is translated from the exons AAAGGATAAGAGATTAAAGCAATCAAAG GGATCTTCAGCAACTGAAAAGTCAAATGGAGTCAAACATAGAACCCACTCTCACAAGGTGTCTACTAAGTTTGCCAACAATGCTGCTAAGAGAAACCCCAGGTTTCTTGGTATGGAAGTTGAGGATATAGCAGCTACCAAGATTCAGACTGCGTTCAGGGCATATATG GCAAGGAAAAAACTTCGTCGTTTGAAGGGGATATTTAGATTGCAGATCCTGACCCAAAGTCAATCTGTAAGCAAACAAGCTTCAACTACATTGAGTCATCTTCATTCATGGAGCAGGATACAGGGTCAGATCAGAGCTCGTAGAGTTGCAATGGTCACAGAAGGACGGATTAGACAGAAGAAACTGGAGAATCAATTGAAGCTTGAGGCAAAACTTCACGACCTTGAG GTGGAGTGGAATGGTGGCTCTGAAACAATGGAGGAAATTCTTGGAAGGATTCATCAGAGGGAAGAAGCAGCAGGCAAACGGGAGCGAGCTTTAGCATATGCATTTTCCCACCAG GCATCCATATTTTGCAGTGGAGAGCCAACTCCAACTCAATCCTTGGCCCTCCTGAACTTGGCAAAGCTAACTGGGGTTGGAGCTGGATGGAACGCTGGATCGCAGCCAGACCATGGGAAAGCCGGGCCTTTATCCAGTCGAGCCCCAAAAAACCATCTAGTCGGCCTGGCAACAAAGCTGGTAAAAGCACAAGCACACCTACCATGA
- the LOC127807894 gene encoding protein IQ-DOMAIN 9 isoform X4, which yields MGSGDWFKNIISSKKAKDKRLKQSKARKKLRRLKGIFRLQILTQSQSVSKQASTTLSHLHSWSRIQGQIRARRVAMVTEGRIRQKKLENQLKLEAKLHDLEVEWNGGSETMEEILGRIHQREEAAGKRERALAYAFSHQWRANSNSILGPPELGKANWGWSWMERWIAARPWESRAFIQSSPKKPSSRPGNKAGKSTSTPTMKSAVSAKSISPNGKGPIKARKLSLSAAEKSVPQSNTT from the exons AAAGGATAAGAGATTAAAGCAATCAAAG GCAAGGAAAAAACTTCGTCGTTTGAAGGGGATATTTAGATTGCAGATCCTGACCCAAAGTCAATCTGTAAGCAAACAAGCTTCAACTACATTGAGTCATCTTCATTCATGGAGCAGGATACAGGGTCAGATCAGAGCTCGTAGAGTTGCAATGGTCACAGAAGGACGGATTAGACAGAAGAAACTGGAGAATCAATTGAAGCTTGAGGCAAAACTTCACGACCTTGAG GTGGAGTGGAATGGTGGCTCTGAAACAATGGAGGAAATTCTTGGAAGGATTCATCAGAGGGAAGAAGCAGCAGGCAAACGGGAGCGAGCTTTAGCATATGCATTTTCCCACCAG TGGAGAGCCAACTCCAACTCAATCCTTGGCCCTCCTGAACTTGGCAAAGCTAACTGGGGTTGGAGCTGGATGGAACGCTGGATCGCAGCCAGACCATGGGAAAGCCGGGCCTTTATCCAGTCGAGCCCCAAAAAACCATCTAGTCGGCCTGGCAACAAAGCTGGTAAAAGCACAAGCACACCTACCATGAAATCGGCAGTTTCAGCCAAAAGCATTTCACCAAATGGGAAGGGACCTATCAAGGCCCGgaaactctctctctcggcaGCTGAGAAATCAGTTCCACAGAGCAACACAACTT